A single genomic interval of Mycteria americana isolate JAX WOST 10 ecotype Jacksonville Zoo and Gardens chromosome 20, USCA_MyAme_1.0, whole genome shotgun sequence harbors:
- the EPS8L3 gene encoding epidermal growth factor receptor kinase substrate 8-like protein 3, translated as MGEPFGHWGNPPSRSEYNDSSLLQRSNSFARPSGKSIYNQRKDYGQTLLKPQSNFQHHVEHLLTVRLERDMRSIDDCLAHLKVLEAQGRVWGQDLILQVKDQELVLRDVESKEELEAYPLGSVQGCSAALGVCGYDSVLAISVQEQSPPGTSVLLFQCDHLGAETLKSSLQKLVKQWKEEQRSQYGHRSSLDVPPSPAPPYAQGPYTAPERWAEIPEPDFHAPPRRGPPSSDYSESRVGFAACLSFPRSSGWEWGHGEQSWDPPLSPGLPGTQQMPWTNPPGQVTSSVDRDVEVLNHVLRDLDLFVVRLKTALGMVSTTDLKKRKKMKNKALPSRDDYVDFFQKVKYALNLMGRTHRHVREPDPSELLRLIFTALSFVLDHGPKPSPAPAVEAPLLVPEAVELLEETLHHHDYSTWKALGIAWNKTRAEYPNSELVPGYIPVFSDGWLPPPVEQVQHREGQDVPPPASVSPTRSQHPPLSPLPTQSPATGRRDNPSQGAPFPAQRLVRALYEFQGRNPQELSVRMGDTLQVLDQQKKWWLVQDGRGEKGFIPSNILEPLGQGHSGGHSAGQVGDSPPKLHPDSSPAEVTAWLKDKGFSRITVRCLGVLTGHQLLQMSQTELQAVCPEEWRRVLFKLSSVRTSLGIGPRD; from the exons ATGGGAGAGCCCTTCGGCCACTGGGGCAACCCCCCGTCCCG GAGCGAATACAACGACAGCTCCCTGCTCCAACGGTCCAACAGCTTCGCCCGCCCCAGCGGGAAAAGCATCTACA ACCAGCGCAAGGACTACGGCCAGACCCTGCTCAAGCCCCAAAGCAATTTCCAGCACCACGTTGAG cacctgctCACGGTGCGCCTGGAGAGGGACATGCGCAGCATCGATGACTGCCTGGCGCACCTGAAGGTGCTGGAGGCTCAGGGACGGGTCTGGGGGCAGGACCTCATCCTGCAAGTCAAGGACCAGGAATTGGTGCTgagggatgtggagagcaag gaggagctggaggcttaCCCGCTGGGCAGCGTGCAGGGGTGCTCGGCCGCGCTGGGCGTCTGCGGCTACGACTCGGTGTTGGCCATCAGCGTGCAGGAGCAGAGTCCCCCCGGGACCAGCGTCCTGCTCTTCCAGTGCGACCATCTGGGG GCAGAGACGCTGAAGAGCAGCCTGCAGAAGCTGGTGAAGCAgtggaaggaggagcagaggagtcaGTATGGGCACAG GAGCAGCCTGGACGtgccgccgagcccggccccccCGTACGCGCAGGGTCCCTACACAGCCCCGGAGCGGTGGGCAGAGATCCCCGAGCCCGACTTCCACGCCCCCCCCCGGCGTGGGCCGCCCTCCTCGGACTACAGTGAGTCTCGGGTGGGGTTTGCagcatgcctcagtttccccaggagcAGTGGGTGGGAGTGGGGTcatggggagcagagctgggaccctccGCTGTCACCAGGCTTGCCAGGCACCCAGCAGATGCCATGGACCAACCCCCCGGGTCAGGTCACGTCCAGCGTGGACCGAGATGTT gagGTCCTCAACCACGTGCTGAGGGACTTGGACCTCTTCGTGGTCCGGCTGAAGACGGCCCTGGGCATGGTCAGCACCACCGacctgaagaagaggaagaagatgaagaacaaaG ctctgccctccagGGATGACTACGTGGACTTTTTCCAGAAGGTGAAATACGCCCTCAACCTCATG GGAAGGACCCACCGGCACGTGCGGGAGCCAGACCCCTCCGAGCTGCTGCGTCTCATCTTCACGGCCCTCTCCTTC GTCCTGGACCACGGCCCCAaacccagcccggccccggcggtgGAGGCACCGCTGCTGGTGCCCGAGGcggtggagctgctggaggagaccCTGCACCACCATGACTACAGCACCTGGAAGGCCCTTGGCATCGCCTGGAACAAGACCAG GGCAGAGTACCCCAACAGCGAGCTGGTGCCCGGCTACATCCCCGTCTTCTCGGACGGGTGGCTGCCCCCTCCCGTGGAGCAGGTACAGCACAGGGAGGGCCAGGACGTGCCGccgcctgcctcagtttccccaactcGCTCTCAACACCCGCCCCTCTCTCCGCTCCCGACACAGTCGCCGGCCACCGGCCGGAGGGACAACCCCAGCCAAGG ggcccccttccctgcccagagGCTGGTGCGAGCCCTGTACGAGTTTCAGGGCAGGAACCCGCAGGAGCTGAGCGTCAGGATGGGGGACACGCTGCAG GTCCTGGACCAGCAGAAGAAGTGGTGGCTGGTGCAGGACGGCCGGGGGGAGAAGGGCTTCATCCCCAGCAACATCCTGGagcccctggggcaggggcacagcGGGGGGCACAGCGCCGGCCAGGTGggt GACAGCCCCCCCAAACTGCACCCCGACTCCTCGCCGGCGGAGGTGACAGCCTGGCTGAAGGACAAGGGCTTCTCGCGGAT CACGGTGCGGTGCCTGGGGGTGCTGACGGGGCACCAGCTGCTGCAGATGAGCCAGACCGAGCTGCAAGCTGTCTGTCCCGAGGAGTGGCGGCGAGTCCTCTTCAAGCTCTCCTCCGTCAGGACGTCCCTGGGG ATAGGCCCCAGGGACTGA
- the LOC142419151 gene encoding glutathione S-transferase Mu 1-like, which produces MAVLGYWDIRGLAHAIRLLLEYTETPYEDKLYSCGEAPDYDKSQWINEKEKLGLDFPNLPYFIDGTTKLTQSNAIMRYIARKHKMCGETEEEILRVDMLENQIMDFRMSLVMVCYNPDFEKLKPGYLEQLPGKLKLFSNFLGDRKWFAGEKLTFVDFLMFDVLEQNRIFEPKCLEPFKNLRDFMDRFGALEKVAAYMKSSRFLKMPINNKMAKWGNKKE; this is translated from the exons ATGGCGGTTTTGGGCTACTGGGACATTCGCGGC CTCGCCCACGCCATCCGCCTGCTCCTGGAGTACACCGAGACGCCCTACGAGGACAAGCTCTACAGCTGcggggaag CTCCTGACTATGACAAGAGCCAATGGATCAACGAGAAGGAGAAGCTGGGGCTGGACTTCCCCAAC CTCCCTTACTTCATTGACGGCACCACCAAGCTGACGCAGAGCAACGCCATCATGCGCTACATCGCCCGCAAGCACAAGATGT GCGGTGAGACGGAGGAGGAGATCCTCCGCGTGGACATGCTGGAGAACCAGATCATGGATTTCCGCATGAGCCTGGTGATGGTCTGCTACAACCCCGACTTC GAGAAGCTCAAGCCGGGCTACCTGGAGCAGCTCCCGGGGAAGCTGAAGCTCTTCTCCAACTTCTTGGGGGACAGAAAGTGGTTTGCAGGGGAGAAG ctcacctTCGTGGACTTCCTCATGTTCGACGTGCTGGAGCAGAACCGCATCTTTGAGCCCAAGTGCCTGGAGCCCTTCAAGAACCTCAGGGACTTCATGGACCGCTTTGGG GCCCTGGAGAAGGTGGCTGCCTACATGAAGTCCAGCCGCTTCCTGAAGATGCCCATCAACAACAAGATGGCCAAGTGGGGCAACAAGAAGGAGTAG
- the LOC142419056 gene encoding glutathione S-transferase 2, with protein sequence MVVTLGYWDIRGLAHAIRLLLEYTETPYQERQYRPGPAPDFDPSDWTSEKEKLGLDFPNLPYLIDGPTKLTQSNAILRYIARKHNMGGETEEEMLRVDVLENQVMDLRMSFARLCYNPDFEKLKPAYLEQLPGKLRELSRFLGSRPWFAGEKLTFVDFVAYDVLDQHRMFVPECPELQGNLGRFLQRFEALEKISAYLRSGRFMKTPIFWRTAQWCSTKE encoded by the exons ATGGTGGTCACGCTGGGGTACTGGGACATCCGTGGG CTGGCCCACGCCATCCGCCTGCTGCTGGAGTACACGGAGACCCCCTACCAGGAGAGGCAGTACCGCCCCGGCCCAG cccctgactTTGACCCCAGCGACTGGACCAGCGAGAAAGAGAAACTGGGTCTCGACTTCCCCAAC ctaccCTATCTCATCGACGGCCCCACCAAGCTGACGCAGAGCAACGCCATCCTGCGCTACATCGCCCGCAAGCACAACATGG GCGGTGAGACGGAGGAGGAGATGCTCCGCGTGGACGTGCTGGAGAACCAGGTCATGGATTTGCGCATGAGCTTCGCCCGGCTGTGCTACAACCCCGACTTC gagaagctgaagcCGGCGTACCTGGAGCAGCTGCCGGGGAAGCTGCGGGAGCTGTCGCGGTTCCTGGGCTCCCGGCCGTGGTTTGCAGGGGAGAAG CTCACCTTCGTGGACTTTGTGGCGTACGACGTGCTGGACCAGCACCGCATGTTCGTCCCCGAGTGTCCCGAGCTGCAGGGCAACCTGGGCCGGTTCCTGCAGCGCTTCGAG GCACTGGAGAAGATCTCTGCCTACCTGCGGTCGGGGCGCTTCATGAAGACCCCCATTTTCTGGCGCACGGCGCAGTGGTGCAGCACCAAGGAGTGA
- the AMPD2 gene encoding AMP deaminase 2 isoform X3 produces the protein MDGKYKEIAEELFCRSLAESEMRTAPYEFPEESPIEQLEERRQRLERQISQDVKLEPDILVRAKQDFLKIDSAADLQLFKEQNEDLVDHVPKEREALLEREFQRVTISGEEKCGVPFTDLLDAAKSVVKALFLREKYMGLSLQSFCKTTARYLQELSEKPLETRGYEEVPETPVAADAPVHPPFAEQHPYETWDPQTMPADLGFGLKMVDGVVHVYTKQDLTDKSTELDLPYPDLQEFIADMNFLMALIINGPIKSFCYRRLQYLSSKFQMHVLLNEMKELAAQKKVPHRDFYNIRKVDTHIHASSCMNQKHLLRFIKRAMKKHLDEIVHVEKGKEQTLKEVFETMNLTAYDLSVDTLDVHADRNTFHRFDKFNAKYNPIGESILREIFIKTDNRVSGKYFAHIIKEVMSDLEESKYQNAELRLSIYGRSRDEWDKLARWAVNHRVHSNNVRWLVQVPRLFDVYRTKKQLANFQEMLENIFLPLYEATVHPAQHPELHLFLEHVDGFDSVDDESKPEHHIFNLDSPLPGNWVEEDNPPYSYYLYYMYANMTVLNHLRRKRGFHTFVLRPHCGEAGPIHHLVSGFMVSENISHGLLLRKAPVLQYLYYLAQIGIAMSPLSNNSLFLSYHRNPLPEYLSRGLMVSLSTDDPLQFHFTKEPLMEEYSIATQVWKLSSCDMCELARNSVLMSGFSHKVKSYWLGPHYLKEGPEGNDIRRTNVPDIRVSYRFETLCQELTLITQAVQSEELETIQEEDALTIASTLGTH, from the exons GCTCTTCAAGGAGCAGAACGAGGACCTGGTGGACCATGTCCCCAAGGAGCGGGAGGCACTGCTGGAGCGGGAGTTCCAGCGGGTCACCATCTCCGGGGAGGAGAAGTGCGGG GTGCCCTTCACGGACCTTCTGGATGCGGCCAAGAGCGTGGTGAAGGCGTTGTTCCTACGGGAGAAGTACATGGGGTTGTCGCTGCAGAGCTTCTGCAAAACCACCGCCCGGTACCTGCAGGAGCTCTCCGAGAAACCCCTGGAGACCCGCGGCTACGAGGAGGTGCCCGAGACCCCCGTGGCCGCCG ATGCCCCCGTGCACCCCCCGTTCGCGGAGCAGCACCCCTACGAGACGTGGGACCCCCAGACCATGCCGGCTGATCTGGGCTTTGGGCTGAAGATGGTGGACGGCGTGGTGCATGTCTACACCAAGCAGGACCTCACCGACAA GAGCACGGAGCTGGACCTGCCGTACCCCGACCTGCAGGAGTTCATTGCCGACATGAATTTCCTCATGGCTTTGATCATCAACGGGCCCAT CAAATCCTTCTGCTACCGCCGGCTGCAGTACCTGAGCTCCAAGTTCCAGATGCACGTGCTGCTCAACGAGATGAAGGAGCTGGCCGCCCAGAAGAAGGTGCCCCACCGCGACTTCTACAATATCCGCAAG GTGGACACCCACATCCATGCCTCGTCCTGCATGAACCAGAAGCATCTCCTGCGCTTCATCAAGCGGGCCATGAAGAAGCACCTGGATGAAATCGTCCACGTGGAGAAGGGCAAGGAGCAGACGCTCAAGGAGGTCTTCGAGACGATGAACCTCACCGCGTATGACCTGAGCGTGGATACGCTGGATGTCCACGCG GACCGCAACACCTTCCACCGCTTCGACAAGTTCAACGCCAAGTACAACCCCATCGGCGAGTCCATCCTGCGGGAGATCTTCATCAAGACGGACAACCGCGTCTCGGGAAAGTACTTCGCTCACATCATCAAG GAGGTGATGTCCGACCTGGAGGAGAGCAAGTACCAAAACGCCGAGCTGCGGCTCTCCATCTACGGCCGCTCCCGGGACGAGTGGGACAAGCTGGCCCGCTGGGCCGTCAACCACCGCGTCCACTCCAACAACGTCCGCTGGCTCGTGCAGGTGCCCCGGCTCTT CGATGTCTATCGGACGAAGAAGCAGTTGGCCAACTTCCAGGAGATGCTGGAGAACATCTTCTTGCCCCTCTATGAGGCTACCGTCCATCCTGCCCAACACCCGGAGCTGCACCTCTTCCTGGAGCAC GTAGATGGCTTCGACAGCGTGGATGATGAATCCAAACCAGAGCATCACATCTTCAACCTGGACAGCCCCTTGCCGGGCAACTGGGTGGAGGAGGACAACCCACCCTACTCCTACTACCTGTACTACATGTACGCCAACATGACGGTACTCAACCACCTCCGACG GAAGCGAGGCTTCCACACCTTCGTCCTGCGCCCGCACTGCGGCGAGGCCGGCCCCATCCATCACCTCGTCTCGGGCTTCATGGTCTCGGAGAACATCTCCCATGGTTTGCTGCTCCGCAAG gcccccgTCCTGCAGTACCTCTACTACCTGGCGCAGATCGGCATCGCCATGTCCCCGCTGAGCAACAACAGCCTCTTCCTCAGCTACCACCGCAACCCCCTGCCCGAGTACCTCTCGCGGGGGCTCATGGTCTCCCTCTCCACCGACGACCCCCTCCAGTTCCACTTCACCAAG GAGCCGCTGATGGAGGAGTACAGCATTGCCACCCAGGTCTGGAAGCTCAGCTCCTGCGACATGTGCGAGCTGGCCCGCAACAGCGTCCTGATGAGCGGCTTCTCCCACAAG GTGAAGAGCTACTGGCTGGGTCCCCACTACCTGAAGGAGGGTCCGGAGGGCAACGACATCCGTCGCACCAATGTCCCCGACATCCGCGTGAGCTACCGCTTCGAGACGCTGTGCCAGGAGCTGACCCTCATCACGCAGGCGGTGCAGTCCGAGGAGCTGGAGACCATCCAGGAGGAGGACGCTCTCACCATCGCCTCCACTCTGGGCACCCACTga